Proteins from a single region of Chloroherpeton thalassium ATCC 35110:
- the nifJ gene encoding pyruvate:ferredoxin (flavodoxin) oxidoreductase, which translates to MKRLYKTMDGNDAVTHVAYRTNEVIAIYPITPASPMGEISDAWASEGTPNIWGTIPSVVEMQHEGGAAAALHGAAQTGALTTTFTASQGLLLMIPTMYKLAGELTPTVIHVSARALAAQALSIFGDHSDVTSTRATGFALFSSCSVQEAMDFALIAQAATLESRVPFLHFFDGFRTSHEVSKIEVLTEEEIKAMIDDDLVRAHRARRMTPDDPIIRGTSQNPDVYFQARETVNPYYDACPDITQKLFDKFAQLTGRSYQLYEYHGAPDAERVIVLMGSGVETAVETVNSLCEKGEKVGLIKVRLYRPFDVKRFVESIPETVKSIAVLDRLKEPGSAGEPLYLDCVTAINEGLVNGYGKLTSMPKVVGGRYGLSSKEFTPAMVKAVFDNLALDKPKNRFTVGIHDDVTNKSLDYDTNFSIEPNHVVRAMFYGLGSDGTVGANKNSIKIIGENTDNYAQGYFVYDSKKAGSMTVSHLRFGPKPIRSTYLISRANFIGCHQWLFLQTSDILKNLVEGGTLLVNSHHATEEVWEHLPKVAQQRLIEKKAKLYVIDGYKVAGESGMGRRINTVMQVCFFAISGVLPREEAIEKIKDSIRATYGKKGEEIVRMNINAVDNALSHLHEVKIPDAVTSTIELKPAIAGNAPDFVCNVLGKIIGGHGDDLPVSALPDDGTYPVGTAQYEKRNLSESVPVWDPEVCIQCGKCAMVCPHSVIRAKIYDKDILTSAPESFKTIDGRDKNWKDLGFTIQVSVEDCTGCSICVDMCPAKNKTETKLKAINMSPVQPIWESERENWQFFLGIPEYDRSKLNISQVKQQQIQQPLFEFSGACSGCGETPYVKLLSQLFGDRLVIGNATGCSSIYGGNLPTTPWTTNADGRGPTWSNSLFEDTAEFALGFRVSIDKQQEFAAELVAKLAGEIGESLADAILNADQSTEPGIFEQRERIAILKEKLKNMSSHEARALETVADMLAKKSVWAVGGDGWAYDIGYAGLDHVTASGKNVNLLVLDTEVYSNTGGQASKATPRSAVAKFAAGGRPSAKKDLGLISMTYGNCYVASVALGARDEQTLKAFIEAEAFNGPSIIIAYSHCVAHGIDMSRGMLNQKAAVESAQWMLYRYNPDRALQGENPLQIDSRPPKIPVAQYLDMENRFRMLKKSHPEEAKILYAKAQEDATARWQLYQYLAARKFQPDTNGVAGEMKSALSK; encoded by the coding sequence ATGAAACGGCTATATAAGACAATGGATGGAAACGATGCAGTGACTCATGTTGCCTATCGTACCAATGAGGTTATTGCTATCTATCCAATCACGCCGGCATCGCCAATGGGAGAAATATCTGATGCGTGGGCATCGGAAGGAACGCCAAATATTTGGGGAACCATTCCATCGGTGGTGGAAATGCAACATGAGGGCGGTGCGGCTGCGGCTTTGCACGGTGCTGCTCAAACAGGTGCTTTGACGACAACTTTTACGGCGTCTCAAGGCTTGCTGTTGATGATTCCAACCATGTATAAGTTAGCCGGTGAATTGACCCCAACAGTCATTCATGTATCGGCTCGTGCACTTGCTGCGCAAGCGCTTTCTATTTTTGGCGACCATAGCGACGTCACTTCTACAAGAGCAACTGGGTTTGCACTTTTTAGCTCCTGCTCTGTTCAAGAAGCCATGGATTTCGCCTTAATCGCGCAAGCAGCGACCTTGGAATCACGCGTTCCTTTTCTTCACTTCTTCGATGGGTTTAGAACTTCTCACGAAGTTTCTAAAATAGAAGTTTTGACCGAGGAAGAAATTAAAGCGATGATTGATGACGATTTGGTTCGTGCTCATCGCGCGCGCCGAATGACACCGGACGACCCAATTATTCGCGGCACTTCACAAAACCCTGATGTTTACTTCCAGGCTCGCGAAACGGTCAATCCATATTACGATGCGTGTCCAGATATCACACAGAAATTGTTTGATAAATTTGCTCAGCTCACTGGCCGCAGCTATCAACTCTATGAATATCACGGCGCGCCAGACGCAGAGCGCGTGATTGTTTTAATGGGTTCTGGTGTAGAAACGGCTGTTGAAACCGTCAATTCCCTTTGTGAGAAAGGCGAAAAAGTTGGTTTGATTAAAGTCCGCTTGTATCGTCCATTTGACGTGAAGCGTTTTGTAGAATCCATTCCAGAAACGGTTAAATCTATTGCGGTTCTGGATCGATTGAAAGAGCCAGGCAGCGCAGGCGAGCCACTCTATTTGGATTGCGTGACCGCTATCAACGAAGGACTTGTAAATGGATATGGCAAGCTCACTTCGATGCCAAAAGTCGTTGGTGGTCGCTACGGACTTTCATCAAAAGAGTTTACGCCGGCAATGGTTAAAGCCGTTTTCGACAACTTGGCCTTGGATAAACCCAAAAATCGCTTCACGGTTGGCATTCACGACGATGTGACCAACAAGAGCCTCGATTACGATACGAATTTCTCTATCGAGCCCAATCATGTCGTTCGCGCCATGTTCTACGGACTTGGCTCTGACGGAACGGTCGGTGCAAATAAAAACTCCATTAAAATTATCGGTGAAAATACCGACAACTACGCGCAGGGCTACTTTGTGTATGACTCGAAAAAAGCGGGTTCGATGACGGTTTCTCACCTTCGTTTCGGTCCAAAACCGATTCGCTCAACATACTTGATTTCACGAGCCAACTTCATTGGTTGCCATCAGTGGCTGTTTTTGCAAACCAGCGACATTCTCAAGAATTTGGTTGAAGGTGGCACCTTGCTTGTCAATTCGCATCACGCAACGGAAGAAGTTTGGGAGCATCTGCCAAAAGTGGCTCAGCAGCGTTTGATCGAGAAAAAAGCAAAGCTTTATGTCATCGACGGTTACAAAGTGGCTGGCGAAAGTGGCATGGGACGGCGCATTAACACGGTGATGCAGGTGTGCTTCTTTGCTATTTCCGGTGTTTTGCCGCGTGAAGAAGCCATTGAAAAAATTAAAGATTCCATCCGCGCAACTTACGGCAAAAAAGGTGAAGAGATTGTTCGCATGAACATCAACGCGGTTGATAACGCGCTTTCACATTTGCACGAAGTCAAAATTCCAGATGCGGTTACAAGCACCATCGAGCTAAAACCTGCTATTGCAGGCAACGCGCCGGATTTTGTTTGTAATGTGCTGGGCAAAATTATCGGCGGACACGGCGATGATTTACCTGTAAGCGCTCTTCCTGATGATGGTACTTATCCGGTTGGAACTGCGCAATACGAGAAGCGCAATCTTTCTGAATCCGTCCCTGTTTGGGATCCGGAAGTTTGTATTCAATGCGGAAAATGTGCAATGGTTTGTCCGCATAGCGTGATTCGTGCAAAGATTTATGATAAGGATATATTGACCTCAGCGCCGGAATCCTTTAAAACGATAGACGGTCGCGATAAGAATTGGAAAGACTTGGGTTTCACCATTCAAGTTTCCGTTGAAGATTGCACCGGTTGCTCTATCTGCGTAGATATGTGTCCGGCCAAGAACAAAACCGAAACCAAGCTCAAAGCCATCAACATGAGTCCGGTTCAGCCGATTTGGGAAAGCGAACGCGAAAATTGGCAGTTCTTCCTTGGTATTCCTGAATACGATCGCTCCAAATTGAATATTTCACAGGTCAAACAGCAGCAAATTCAACAGCCGTTGTTTGAATTCTCCGGTGCTTGTTCAGGCTGCGGTGAAACGCCTTATGTGAAGCTGCTTTCTCAGCTCTTCGGTGATAGATTGGTGATCGGCAACGCCACTGGTTGCTCCTCGATTTATGGTGGCAACTTGCCAACCACGCCATGGACAACCAACGCCGATGGACGAGGCCCAACATGGTCGAACTCACTTTTTGAGGATACCGCTGAATTTGCTTTGGGCTTCAGAGTCTCTATCGACAAGCAGCAAGAATTTGCGGCTGAGTTGGTTGCAAAATTGGCAGGCGAAATCGGTGAATCTTTAGCCGATGCAATTCTCAACGCCGATCAATCCACAGAGCCTGGCATCTTTGAGCAGCGCGAGCGCATCGCGATTTTGAAGGAAAAGTTGAAAAACATGAGCTCGCATGAGGCTCGTGCGCTTGAAACCGTTGCTGATATGCTCGCCAAGAAAAGCGTTTGGGCAGTCGGTGGAGACGGATGGGCTTATGATATCGGTTATGCCGGTTTAGACCATGTGACGGCAAGCGGCAAAAATGTCAACTTGTTGGTGCTTGACACGGAAGTCTACTCGAACACAGGCGGTCAGGCTTCCAAAGCGACGCCGCGTTCAGCTGTTGCAAAATTTGCTGCCGGTGGAAGACCTTCTGCAAAGAAGGATTTAGGCCTCATTTCTATGACTTATGGAAACTGCTATGTCGCCAGCGTGGCTTTGGGCGCAAGAGATGAACAAACCTTGAAGGCGTTCATTGAAGCGGAAGCCTTCAACGGCCCGTCAATCATTATTGCATACAGCCACTGCGTTGCACATGGCATCGACATGTCAAGAGGAATGCTGAATCAGAAAGCGGCAGTTGAATCGGCACAATGGATGCTTTATCGATACAATCCAGACCGTGCGTTGCAAGGTGAAAATCCATTGCAAATCGACTCGCGTCCGCCTAAAATTCCGGTTGCACAATATCTTGATATGGAAAACCGCTTCCGAATGCTCAAGAAGAGTCACCCTGAAGAAGCCAAAATTCTTTATGCAAAAGCTCAAGAAGATGCAACCGCTCGTTGGCAGCTGTACCAGTATCTTGCAGCGCGCAAGTTTCAGCCAGACACCAATGGCGTAGCAGGTGAAATGAAATCTGCTTTGTCCAAATAA
- a CDS encoding radical SAM protein has translation MYNIHDLLKQSQNAEPFSKAQLVWMLSLPLDSPETYLLMAEAKRISKELTGNKAEVHGQFALNLAPCGENCKYCSFAAINQVFTKATKLSPEEAVESALYLEAVGASAVYMMATANYLFGELLEMAQEVRRHIKPETLLIANVGDRTQKEANEMRAAGFDGVYHAMRLREGVDTEIPPHKRMESFAAFRQAGLSIGTCVEPVGPEHRNDEIADMILLTASLEPAYSGAARRISIPGTEMAEKYGMISEIRQAQCVAVTRLGMPRSVKGNCTHEPCVIGAAAGANLFWAEIGANPRDIKEKTEDGRGFTVQKCRALFEEADCGILDGQSEFYKTNLACIHQD, from the coding sequence ATGTATAACATTCACGACCTCCTCAAGCAATCTCAAAATGCTGAGCCATTTAGCAAAGCGCAACTGGTTTGGATGCTTTCCTTGCCGCTCGATTCGCCGGAAACTTATCTTTTAATGGCGGAAGCCAAACGCATTTCTAAGGAACTCACAGGCAATAAAGCCGAAGTGCATGGACAATTTGCGCTAAACTTGGCGCCCTGCGGCGAGAATTGCAAATATTGCTCATTTGCTGCCATCAACCAGGTTTTTACAAAAGCCACAAAATTATCCCCTGAAGAAGCCGTGGAAAGCGCACTGTACTTGGAAGCTGTCGGTGCAAGCGCGGTGTATATGATGGCAACTGCCAATTACTTATTTGGCGAACTTTTGGAAATGGCTCAGGAAGTGCGGCGACACATTAAGCCGGAAACGCTCTTGATTGCAAATGTTGGCGACCGAACCCAAAAAGAAGCAAACGAAATGCGCGCGGCAGGATTTGATGGCGTCTATCATGCCATGCGGCTGCGCGAAGGCGTGGATACCGAGATTCCGCCGCACAAGCGCATGGAAAGTTTTGCGGCATTTCGCCAAGCCGGTCTTTCAATTGGCACTTGTGTGGAACCCGTTGGGCCAGAGCATCGCAATGATGAAATTGCTGATATGATTCTCTTAACCGCTTCGCTTGAACCTGCTTATAGTGGCGCGGCACGCAGAATTTCGATTCCTGGAACGGAAATGGCGGAAAAATACGGTATGATTTCGGAAATAAGGCAAGCGCAATGCGTGGCGGTCACACGGCTTGGCATGCCTCGCAGCGTGAAAGGAAACTGCACCCACGAGCCATGCGTTATTGGCGCTGCCGCTGGCGCAAATTTGTTTTGGGCAGAAATCGGCGCAAATCCCAGAGACATTAAGGAAAAGACGGAAGATGGGCGTGGCTTTACGGTTCAAAAATGCCGAGCGCTTTTCGAGGAAGCCGATTGCGGAATTCTCGACGGCCAATCTGAGTTCTATAAAACAAATCTTGCCTGCATCCATCAAGATTGA
- a CDS encoding PAS domain-containing protein, whose translation MSEHHIDKSLLIKAIDKTSEGIAISDARQPDNPLIFVNNGFTEITGYNSEEILGKNCRFLQGPETNKEASQMIRESLGTGKHCVVELRNHKKNGEAFWNRLSLNPIRDENGEITHFVGIQSDITESKKLEEMLTSLVNAFLVYFGSQDNSYERTLDDLNKIISKTEVTDENRERIGLLKKLIEAVETSKF comes from the coding sequence ATGTCAGAACATCACATCGACAAATCACTTTTAATTAAAGCCATCGACAAAACCTCAGAAGGTATCGCGATTAGCGACGCGCGCCAGCCGGATAATCCGCTTATTTTTGTCAACAATGGATTTACAGAAATCACCGGATATAATAGCGAGGAAATTTTGGGGAAAAACTGCCGTTTTTTGCAAGGTCCCGAAACCAATAAAGAAGCGTCGCAAATGATTCGCGAATCGCTTGGCACGGGAAAGCATTGCGTGGTTGAGCTTCGCAATCATAAAAAAAATGGCGAAGCCTTTTGGAATCGCCTGTCTTTAAATCCGATTCGCGATGAAAATGGCGAAATTACGCATTTTGTTGGCATTCAGTCCGACATTACCGAATCCAAAAAGTTGGAAGAAATGCTGACTTCGCTTGTCAACGCGTTTCTGGTTTATTTTGGCAGCCAGGACAATAGCTACGAGCGCACGCTGGACGACCTCAATAAGATTATTTCGAAAACAGAAGTGACAGACGAAAATCGTGAACGAATTGGGCTGTTGAAAAAACTGATAGAAGCCGTTGAAACAAGCAAATTTTAG